One stretch of Microvirga lotononidis DNA includes these proteins:
- the purN gene encoding phosphoribosylglycinamide formyltransferase, whose translation MSRRRAAILISGRGSNMVSLIEAARAEDFPAEIALVLSNRPDAAGLERAKEAGIATCVIDHKAHPTREDFEQAMDAALASHAIDFICLAGFMRVLTDWFVERWAGRTVNIHPSLLPLFRGTQTHRRALEEGVLVHGCTVHFVVPELDAGPIIAQAVVPVVPGDTQESLAARVIVQEHKLYPKALRLICDGTARLENGRVVFSRGWDADAALHSPG comes from the coding sequence ATGTCCCGCCGCCGCGCCGCCATTCTGATCTCGGGCCGCGGCTCGAACATGGTCTCGCTGATCGAGGCCGCTCGCGCCGAAGACTTTCCGGCCGAGATCGCCCTCGTCCTGTCGAACCGCCCGGACGCGGCTGGTCTCGAGCGGGCGAAGGAGGCCGGGATCGCCACCTGCGTCATCGACCACAAGGCGCATCCCACCCGGGAGGATTTCGAACAGGCGATGGACGCGGCGCTCGCCTCGCACGCCATCGACTTCATCTGCCTCGCCGGCTTCATGCGGGTGCTGACCGACTGGTTCGTGGAGCGCTGGGCTGGCCGGACGGTCAACATCCACCCCTCCCTCCTGCCCCTGTTCCGGGGCACGCAGACCCACCGCCGCGCCCTGGAAGAAGGCGTTCTCGTCCACGGCTGCACGGTGCATTTCGTGGTACCGGAACTGGACGCCGGCCCCATCATCGCCCAGGCCGTCGTGCCCGTGGTCCCCGGCGACACGCAGGAGAGCCTCGCGGCTCGCGTGATCGTCCAGGAGCACAAGCTCTATCCGAAGGCGTTGCGCCTGATCTGCGACGGGACCGCCCGGCTGGAGAACGGCCGGGTGGTGTTCTCGCGCGGCTGGGATGCCGATGCGGCGCTGCATTCGCCGGGATGA
- a CDS encoding calcium-binding protein, which yields MSSSLLQAFLEFWNNSGGGVEYGGTGTGGRITGNVTGGSGTGTSYRVEIYPYDQSIDTVGNPGTQDYCAGSIPDGSFWDENGDLVYVDIMIRAPKLIQGDAPNFFDSMCATFDRLEYELDQWLVRYDFYGAVYDRPYNSNDYMKNWLYETYGEHFSDGHVHLDPMDGTPLYVVGGNSTGEVSGFAIRMNFGSQTDDSVQGSGMIFLGAGNDSAVGSSGADFLDGGSGNDTLTGGFGKDTLIGGSGTDTLRGGGGNDYLHAGSDYSADILFGDAGNDTIYGSLGDNLLYGGSYNDSLYGDAGNDTIYGGSENDSLWGGAGNDVLLGEGGSNTVFGESGNDLIYGGIGIDRLDGGEGRDTLSYFYATSGVTVRLYENTVSGDIAQGDTISGFEDVSGGFGSDALYGSGGDNILDGVGGDDLLIGLGGNDMLIGGGGNDTLIADWGTDILIGGAGNDLFAIWTTIQHAVINDFARGADHVQIQKTWFASYADLRAAAYQSGNDVMISKNGMDVMLKGVQLSTLSTSDFYFV from the coding sequence ATGAGCAGCAGTCTGTTGCAGGCTTTCCTGGAGTTCTGGAATAATTCCGGCGGCGGCGTTGAATACGGGGGCACCGGTACCGGTGGCCGGATCACCGGAAACGTCACCGGCGGCTCAGGGACGGGTACATCGTATAGGGTCGAAATCTATCCTTACGACCAATCGATAGATACGGTGGGAAACCCTGGCACTCAGGACTATTGCGCCGGCTCCATACCTGACGGGAGCTTTTGGGACGAGAACGGCGACCTCGTCTATGTCGATATCATGATTCGCGCGCCGAAATTGATACAAGGCGACGCACCCAATTTCTTCGATTCGATGTGCGCCACTTTCGATCGCCTGGAATATGAACTCGACCAATGGCTCGTGAGATATGACTTCTACGGCGCGGTATATGATAGGCCATACAATTCGAACGATTATATGAAGAATTGGCTTTATGAGACCTATGGCGAGCATTTCTCGGATGGGCACGTCCACCTGGATCCTATGGATGGGACCCCTCTGTATGTGGTCGGGGGAAACTCGACAGGTGAGGTGTCAGGCTTCGCGATTCGCATGAATTTCGGCTCCCAGACGGATGATTCCGTTCAGGGGTCTGGAATGATCTTTTTAGGAGCAGGCAACGATTCGGCTGTCGGAAGCTCCGGAGCTGACTTTCTCGATGGCGGTTCCGGCAATGACACGCTGACTGGCGGCTTTGGCAAGGACACACTGATTGGCGGTTCCGGCACCGATACGCTTCGGGGTGGCGGCGGCAACGATTACCTCCACGCCGGCAGCGATTATTCGGCAGACATTCTGTTCGGAGATGCAGGCAACGATACGATCTACGGCAGCCTCGGTGACAACCTGCTCTATGGCGGTTCGTATAACGACAGCCTTTACGGCGACGCTGGCAACGACACCATTTACGGCGGCAGTGAAAATGACAGCCTTTGGGGCGGAGCAGGAAACGACGTGCTTTTGGGCGAAGGCGGTAGCAACACCGTCTTCGGCGAAAGTGGCAATGACCTTATTTACGGCGGCATCGGCATCGACCGTCTCGATGGTGGCGAGGGTCGGGATACCTTGAGCTATTTCTATGCCACGTCCGGCGTCACGGTGCGGCTTTATGAGAATACCGTCTCAGGGGATATCGCCCAGGGCGATACCATCTCCGGCTTCGAGGATGTCAGCGGAGGCTTCGGATCCGACGCACTCTATGGTTCGGGTGGCGACAACATCCTCGATGGCGTCGGCGGAGACGACCTCCTCATCGGCTTGGGCGGAAACGACATGCTCATCGGTGGGGGCGGCAATGATACTCTCATCGCCGACTGGGGGACGGACATTCTGATCGGCGGCGCGGGCAACGACCTGTTTGCGATTTGGACCACGATCCAGCACGCGGTTATCAACGACTTCGCGCGCGGGGCCGACCATGTCCAGATCCAGAAAACATGGTTCGCGTCCTATGCCGATCTCCGTGCCGCCGCATACCAGTCCGGCAACGATGTGATGATCAGCAAGAATGGCATGGACGTTATGCTCAAGGGCGTTCAGCTCTCGACCCTGAGCACCAGTGACTTCTATTTCGTGTAA
- a CDS encoding molybdopterin-containing oxidoreductase family protein, which produces MNQAPRIERRSSVCPHDCPSVCSLEVEVIDGRTIGRVHGAKSNSYTAGVICAKVARYAERIHNPDRLLHPMRRTGPKGSGQFERISWDEALDIVARKFLEAERDFGSESVWPYYYAGTMGFVMRDGINRLRHVKKYSGQYSTICTAMSWTGYVAGTGHLRGSDPREMAVSDCIVIWGTNPVHTQVNVMTHAMKARKERGAKLVVIDIYQNATMKQADMALLVKPGTDGALACAVMHVLFRDGLADREYLERYTDHPHELEEHLKARDPAWASAITGLSVEEIEAFARLVGTTKRTFFRLGYGFARQRNGVVNMHAAVSIPAVTGAWQYEGGGAFHSNSGIFHWNKALIEGHDAIDPSIRILDQSQIGRVLTGDAEALYNGPPVKAMLIQNTNPVSVAPEQELVKQGFSREDLFVCVHEQFMTETALMADIVLPATMFMEHDDLYSGGGHQHFQVGPKLVDPPGECRSNHEVFRGLAERLGAEHRGFAMEPREIIDWTLRNSGWGSLENLETHVHFDAQPPFEEAHFLKGFGYPDGKFRFKPDWAAIPSYNNGAMGPWAQMPALPDHWGVIEAATEEHPFRLATSPARNFLNSSFTETPTSLDKERRPEVMIHPLDAGRQGIADGDWVKLKNHRGEVYLRARLFDGVRRGVLIAEGIWPNAAHPFGRGINTLTGGDQVAPYGGAAFHDNRVALEKADLDPTLELPIARKHHRAEAVVG; this is translated from the coding sequence ATGAACCAAGCTCCCCGCATCGAACGTCGCTCGTCCGTCTGCCCGCATGACTGTCCTTCCGTGTGCTCCCTCGAAGTCGAGGTGATCGACGGGCGCACCATCGGGCGCGTGCACGGGGCGAAGAGCAACAGCTACACGGCGGGCGTCATCTGCGCCAAGGTGGCCCGTTACGCGGAACGCATCCACAATCCCGACCGGCTGCTCCACCCGATGCGGCGCACGGGGCCGAAGGGTTCGGGGCAGTTCGAGCGCATCTCCTGGGACGAGGCCCTCGACATCGTGGCCCGGAAGTTTCTGGAAGCGGAGCGGGACTTCGGGTCGGAATCCGTCTGGCCCTATTATTACGCCGGCACCATGGGCTTCGTGATGCGCGACGGCATCAACCGCCTGCGCCACGTGAAGAAGTATTCGGGACAGTATTCCACCATCTGCACGGCCATGAGCTGGACCGGCTACGTGGCCGGCACCGGACACCTGCGGGGCTCCGATCCGCGCGAGATGGCGGTATCGGACTGCATCGTGATCTGGGGCACGAATCCGGTCCACACCCAGGTCAACGTGATGACCCACGCGATGAAGGCCCGCAAGGAGCGCGGCGCCAAGCTCGTGGTGATCGACATCTACCAGAACGCCACCATGAAGCAGGCCGACATGGCGCTCCTGGTGAAGCCCGGGACCGACGGAGCGCTCGCCTGCGCGGTCATGCACGTGCTGTTTCGTGACGGCCTGGCGGACCGGGAGTACCTGGAGCGCTACACCGATCATCCGCATGAGCTCGAAGAGCACCTCAAGGCCCGCGACCCGGCCTGGGCCTCGGCCATCACAGGCCTGTCGGTGGAGGAGATCGAGGCGTTCGCCAGGCTCGTCGGCACGACGAAGCGCACCTTCTTCCGTCTCGGCTACGGCTTCGCCCGCCAGCGCAACGGCGTGGTCAACATGCACGCGGCCGTGTCCATCCCGGCCGTGACCGGCGCCTGGCAATACGAGGGCGGCGGCGCGTTCCACTCGAACAGCGGCATCTTCCACTGGAACAAGGCTCTGATCGAGGGCCACGACGCCATCGATCCGTCGATCCGCATCCTCGACCAGTCGCAGATCGGCCGTGTCCTCACCGGCGACGCTGAGGCGCTCTACAATGGCCCGCCCGTGAAGGCGATGCTGATCCAGAACACCAACCCGGTCTCGGTCGCGCCCGAGCAGGAGCTGGTCAAGCAGGGCTTTTCCCGCGAGGACCTTTTTGTCTGCGTCCATGAGCAGTTCATGACCGAGACGGCGCTGATGGCCGATATTGTCCTGCCCGCGACCATGTTCATGGAGCATGACGATCTCTATTCCGGCGGCGGCCACCAGCATTTCCAGGTCGGCCCAAAACTCGTCGATCCTCCGGGCGAGTGCCGGTCCAACCACGAGGTCTTCCGTGGGCTCGCAGAGCGGCTCGGCGCGGAGCATCGCGGCTTCGCCATGGAGCCGCGCGAGATCATCGACTGGACGCTCCGGAACTCCGGCTGGGGCTCCCTGGAGAACCTGGAGACCCACGTCCATTTCGACGCGCAGCCCCCCTTCGAGGAGGCCCACTTCCTGAAAGGTTTCGGCTATCCGGACGGCAAGTTCCGCTTCAAGCCCGATTGGGCCGCGATTCCGTCCTACAACAACGGCGCCATGGGACCCTGGGCCCAGATGCCGGCCCTCCCGGACCATTGGGGCGTGATCGAGGCGGCGACCGAGGAACATCCGTTCCGGCTCGCCACGAGCCCGGCCCGCAACTTCCTCAATTCCAGCTTCACCGAGACCCCGACCTCCCTCGACAAGGAGCGGCGGCCGGAGGTGATGATCCACCCGCTCGACGCCGGGCGGCAGGGGATCGCCGACGGCGACTGGGTGAAGCTGAAGAACCATCGCGGCGAGGTCTATCTCCGCGCCCGGCTCTTCGACGGCGTGCGGCGCGGCGTGCTTATTGCCGAAGGCATCTGGCCCAACGCCGCTCACCCCTTCGGACGGGGTATCAACACGCTCACCGGCGGCGATCAGGTGGCGCCCTATGGCGGCGCGGCTTTCCACGACAACCGGGTGGCGCTGGAAAAGGCCGATCTCGACCCGACCCTGGAACTGCCCATCGCGCGGAAGCATCATCGCGCCGAGGCGGTTGTCGGTTGA
- the ndk gene encoding nucleoside-diphosphate kinase: MAIERTFSIIKPDATERNLTGAVNAVIENAGLRIVAQKRILMSRREAETFYAVHKERPFFGELVDFMISAPVVVQVLEGEGAVLRYREIMGATNPESAAEGTIRKLYAKSIGENSVHGSDSLDNAKIEIAQFFSGNEIVG; encoded by the coding sequence ATGGCCATCGAGCGCACCTTCTCCATCATCAAGCCCGACGCGACCGAGCGTAACCTCACCGGCGCCGTCAATGCCGTCATCGAGAATGCCGGCCTGCGCATCGTGGCGCAGAAGCGCATCCTCATGAGCCGTCGCGAGGCGGAGACCTTCTACGCGGTCCACAAGGAGCGTCCCTTCTTCGGCGAGCTCGTCGACTTCATGATCTCCGCTCCGGTCGTCGTCCAGGTTCTCGAGGGCGAGGGCGCCGTTCTCCGCTACCGCGAGATCATGGGCGCCACCAACCCGGAGAGCGCCGCCGAGGGCACGATCCGCAAGCTCTACGCCAAGTCCATCGGCGAGAACTCGGTCCACGGCTCCGACAGCCTCGACAACGCCAAGATCGAAATCGCCCAGTTCTTCTCGGGCAACGAGATCGTCGGCTAA
- a CDS encoding DUF2147 domain-containing protein: MRPAILAAFGLALLSGPAQAQSADPSGTWLTQSGDTRVRIARCGAVYCGTIVSSTYEKDTNNTDPKLRDRNIVGVRMIWDAKPEGDGYSGQLYNPQDGKTYTGKLKVMSPTTLQLSGCVLGGLICRSQTWTKAN; the protein is encoded by the coding sequence ATGAGACCAGCGATCCTGGCCGCCTTCGGCCTTGCCCTTCTCTCCGGCCCGGCCCAGGCCCAATCGGCCGATCCGAGCGGGACCTGGCTCACCCAGAGCGGCGATACCCGGGTGAGGATTGCCCGATGCGGGGCCGTCTATTGCGGCACCATCGTGTCCTCGACCTATGAGAAGGATACCAATAACACCGACCCGAAGCTGAGGGACCGCAACATCGTGGGCGTTCGGATGATCTGGGACGCGAAGCCGGAAGGAGACGGCTATAGCGGCCAGCTCTACAACCCGCAGGACGGCAAGACCTATACGGGCAAGCTCAAGGTCATGAGCCCCACAACCCTGCAGCTCTCGGGCTGCGTGCTCGGCGGCCTGATCTGCCGGTCGCAGACCTGGACGAAAGCGAATTGA
- a CDS encoding glutathione S-transferase N-terminal domain-containing protein, which yields MAASAQQPIDLYYWPTPNGWKITIMLEECGLPYAIHPVNIGKGDQFQPEFLAISPNNKMPAIVDHDGPDGQPISVFESGAILQYLGRKTGKFYPQDERGRVEVDQWLFWQMGGFGPMLGQTHHFRIYAPEQVPYAIERYTNETNRLYGVLNKRLADREFVAGEYSIADMAIAPWAKLWERQGQNIDDFPHAKRWLETVLARPAVQRGIKVSSEDREKTDLTDPKVQAVLFGQRAR from the coding sequence ATGGCGGCTTCCGCGCAGCAACCGATCGATCTTTATTACTGGCCGACCCCGAACGGATGGAAGATCACCATCATGCTCGAAGAGTGCGGGCTGCCTTACGCGATCCATCCGGTCAATATCGGCAAGGGCGACCAATTCCAGCCGGAGTTCCTGGCGATCTCGCCCAACAACAAGATGCCCGCCATTGTCGACCACGACGGCCCTGACGGGCAGCCGATCTCAGTCTTCGAGTCCGGCGCGATCCTGCAATATCTCGGGCGCAAGACAGGAAAGTTCTATCCGCAGGACGAGCGAGGGCGGGTCGAGGTCGATCAGTGGCTGTTCTGGCAGATGGGCGGCTTCGGCCCCATGCTCGGCCAGACCCACCATTTCCGCATCTATGCGCCGGAACAGGTGCCCTATGCCATCGAGCGCTACACCAACGAGACCAACCGTCTCTATGGCGTGCTGAACAAACGTCTCGCCGACCGGGAATTCGTGGCGGGCGAGTATTCCATCGCCGACATGGCCATCGCCCCCTGGGCGAAGCTGTGGGAACGCCAGGGCCAGAACATCGACGATTTCCCGCACGCCAAGCGCTGGCTGGAAACGGTTCTCGCCCGCCCGGCGGTCCAGCGCGGCATCAAGGTGAGTTCGGAAGACCGGGAGAAAACGGACCTGACGGACCCGAAGGTTCAGGCGGTGCTGTTCGGCCAGAGGGCCAGGTAA
- the gatA gene encoding Asp-tRNA(Asn)/Glu-tRNA(Gln) amidotransferase subunit GatA encodes MTELTHLTIAEARDGLKAKTFSATELAQAHLAAMEKARALNAYVLETPEKALTMAKASDEKLSKGEGGALEGIPLGIKDLFCTDGVTTTAGSKILGNFNPAYESTVTRNLWNDGAVMLGKLNLDEFAMGSSNETSAFGPVVSPWRREGSNVSAGAAGAIEGTHLVPGGSSGGSAAAVAAHLCLGATATDTGGSIRQPAAFTGTVGIKPTYGRVSRWGTVAFASSLDQAGPIARTVRDTAILLRSMAGPDDRDTTCVDLPVPDFEAAVSRGVKGLRIGIPKEYRIDGMSPEIEALWQQGAEWLRAAGAEIVEVSLPHTKFALPAYYIVAPAEASSNLARYDGVRYGLRENGRDIVELYEKTRAAGFGREVKRRIMIGTYVLSAGYYDAYYVRAQKLRTLIKRDFEEVYAQGVHAILTPATPSSAFGIGEKGSGDPVEMYLNDIFTVTVNMAGLPGIAVPAGLDAQGLPLGLQLIGRAFDEETLFAAGQVIEDSAGRIKLPQAWWA; translated from the coding sequence GTGACCGAACTGACCCATCTCACGATTGCCGAAGCCCGCGACGGCCTGAAGGCCAAGACCTTCTCAGCCACCGAGCTGGCCCAGGCCCATCTTGCCGCCATGGAAAAGGCGAGGGCGCTCAACGCCTATGTGCTCGAGACGCCCGAGAAGGCGCTCACCATGGCCAAGGCCTCGGACGAGAAGCTGTCCAAAGGCGAGGGCGGGGCGCTCGAGGGCATTCCGCTCGGCATCAAGGACCTGTTCTGCACCGACGGCGTGACCACGACCGCAGGGTCCAAGATCCTGGGCAACTTCAACCCGGCATACGAATCCACCGTCACCCGGAACCTCTGGAACGACGGCGCCGTGATGCTCGGCAAGCTCAACCTGGACGAGTTCGCCATGGGCTCCTCCAACGAGACCAGCGCCTTCGGGCCGGTGGTGTCGCCCTGGCGGCGCGAGGGCTCGAATGTGAGCGCGGGCGCGGCGGGCGCCATCGAGGGCACGCATCTCGTGCCCGGCGGCTCCTCCGGCGGGTCGGCGGCAGCGGTTGCCGCCCATCTCTGCCTGGGCGCCACCGCGACCGATACGGGCGGCTCGATCCGCCAGCCGGCGGCTTTCACCGGCACGGTCGGCATCAAGCCGACCTATGGGCGCGTCTCCCGCTGGGGCACAGTCGCCTTCGCCTCGTCCCTGGACCAAGCCGGCCCCATCGCCCGCACCGTACGCGATACGGCCATCTTGTTGCGCTCCATGGCGGGCCCCGACGACCGGGACACCACCTGCGTCGACCTGCCCGTGCCGGATTTCGAGGCGGCCGTCTCCCGGGGCGTGAAGGGTCTCAGGATCGGCATCCCGAAGGAATACCGGATCGACGGCATGTCGCCTGAGATCGAGGCGCTCTGGCAGCAGGGAGCGGAATGGCTGCGTGCCGCCGGCGCCGAGATCGTCGAGGTCTCCCTGCCGCATACCAAATTTGCCCTGCCGGCCTATTACATCGTGGCCCCGGCCGAGGCGTCCTCGAACCTTGCCCGCTATGACGGCGTGCGCTACGGCCTGCGCGAGAACGGTCGCGATATCGTCGAGCTCTACGAGAAGACCCGTGCCGCCGGTTTCGGCCGCGAGGTCAAGCGCCGCATCATGATCGGCACCTATGTGCTGTCGGCCGGCTATTACGATGCCTATTACGTTCGGGCCCAGAAGCTGCGCACCCTGATCAAGCGCGACTTCGAGGAGGTTTATGCGCAGGGCGTCCACGCCATCCTGACCCCGGCCACGCCGTCCTCCGCCTTCGGCATCGGCGAGAAGGGCTCGGGCGATCCGGTCGAGATGTACCTGAACGACATCTTCACCGTGACGGTGAACATGGCCGGACTGCCGGGCATCGCCGTTCCGGCCGGGCTCGATGCGCAGGGCTTGCCTCTCGGCCTCCAGCTCATCGGCCGCGCCTTCGACGAGGAGACACTCTTCGCGGCCGGTCAGGTGATCGAGGATTCCGCCGGCCGCATCAAGCTGCCCCAGGCCTGGTGGGCTTGA
- the gatC gene encoding Asp-tRNA(Asn)/Glu-tRNA(Gln) amidotransferase subunit GatC: MSVDEKTVRRIAHLARIAVTDAEVPHLQGELNAILSFVEQLNEVDVEGIEPMTSVTPMVMKKRQDGVTDGGYADKIVRNAPATEDNFFLVPKVVE, from the coding sequence ATGTCGGTCGATGAGAAAACGGTCCGCCGCATCGCCCATCTGGCGCGCATTGCCGTGACGGATGCGGAGGTGCCTCATCTCCAGGGCGAGCTCAACGCGATTCTCTCCTTCGTCGAGCAACTCAACGAGGTGGACGTGGAGGGAATCGAGCCGATGACCTCCGTGACCCCCATGGTCATGAAGAAGCGCCAGGATGGCGTGACCGATGGCGGCTACGCGGACAAAATCGTCCGCAACGCCCCGGCCACGGAAGACAACTTCTTCCTCGTGCCCAAAGTGGTCGAGTAA
- a CDS encoding metal-dependent hydrolase, translating into MKITWFGHSAFRLDFAGKAVLIDPFFTGNPAFEGDKGKITQGISHILVTHGHGDHVGDTADIAKATGAKVVTNFELCMYLAKQGVQNFDPMNTGGTTDQDGFTVTLVRADHSAGLVEMDVNFPLGNANGIIVKAPGEPTIYHMGDTDIFGDMALIAEIHKPDVVIVPIGDRFTMGPEVAALSVERYFSGAKAAIPCHYASFPPLVPNADRFVAALDGKGVQVVVPHKTVGVTV; encoded by the coding sequence ATGAAAATTACGTGGTTCGGTCATTCCGCCTTCAGACTCGATTTCGCCGGCAAGGCCGTGCTCATCGATCCGTTCTTCACCGGCAATCCGGCCTTCGAGGGCGACAAGGGCAAGATCACCCAGGGGATCTCGCACATCCTCGTCACCCACGGCCACGGCGACCACGTGGGCGATACCGCCGACATCGCCAAGGCGACGGGTGCCAAGGTGGTGACCAATTTCGAGCTCTGCATGTATCTCGCCAAGCAAGGCGTCCAGAACTTCGATCCCATGAATACAGGCGGCACGACAGACCAAGACGGCTTCACCGTCACCCTGGTGCGGGCGGACCATTCGGCGGGCCTCGTGGAGATGGACGTGAACTTCCCGCTCGGCAACGCCAACGGCATCATCGTCAAGGCTCCGGGCGAACCGACGATCTATCACATGGGCGATACGGACATCTTCGGCGACATGGCCCTGATCGCCGAGATCCATAAGCCAGACGTGGTCATCGTTCCCATCGGCGACCGCTTCACCATGGGCCCGGAGGTCGCGGCCCTGTCCGTCGAGCGGTATTTCAGCGGCGCCAAGGCGGCCATCCCGTGCCATTACGCCTCCTTCCCACCGCTCGTCCCCAACGCCGACCGCTTCGTGGCGGCCCTGGACGGCAAGGGCGTTCAGGTCGTGGTGCCGCACAAGACCGTGGGCGTGACGGTCTAA
- a CDS encoding ABC transporter substrate-binding protein, which translates to MSRLIASVAAAAGLLASTSAWAVEISISCSALGKEYEICKQGTDAWAKKTGNTVKIVSTPNSATERLALFQQLLAAGAGDIDVFQIDVVWTGTLGNHLLDLTSKAQGVIGDHLPAMVETSRVEGKLMAVPWFADAGLLYYRKDLLDKYKRPVPQTWADLTETARLVQEGERKEGRNEFWGYTWQGRAYEGLTTNALEWIASNGGGTIVDEKGDVTIENPKAAEALKTAAGWVGTITPEGVLNYTEEEARGIFQAGNAVFMRNWPYAWALAQGADSSIKDKVGIAPLPKGGADGRHAGTLGGQLLAVSKYSKNADAATDLVLYLTSEAEQKRRAVEGAFNPTIVSLYSDADIARANPFIGDLVDVFSNAVARPATVTGQNYNKVSTEFFNAVHQVLSKRSEPAQALNRLDRDLKRIKRNGWQ; encoded by the coding sequence ATGTCCCGCCTCATCGCCAGCGTCGCTGCAGCCGCCGGGCTGCTTGCGTCCACGAGCGCCTGGGCCGTCGAGATTTCGATCTCGTGCAGCGCGCTCGGCAAGGAATACGAGATCTGCAAGCAGGGCACCGACGCCTGGGCGAAAAAGACCGGCAACACGGTCAAGATCGTCTCGACCCCGAACTCCGCCACGGAGCGGCTCGCGCTCTTCCAGCAGCTTCTCGCGGCCGGAGCCGGGGACATCGACGTATTCCAGATCGACGTGGTCTGGACTGGCACCCTGGGCAACCACCTCCTCGACCTGACCTCCAAGGCCCAAGGCGTGATCGGCGACCATCTTCCGGCGATGGTCGAGACCAGCCGCGTCGAGGGCAAACTGATGGCCGTGCCGTGGTTCGCCGATGCGGGCCTGCTCTACTACCGCAAGGACCTTCTGGACAAGTACAAGCGGCCTGTGCCGCAGACCTGGGCCGACCTCACCGAGACCGCCCGCCTGGTCCAGGAGGGCGAGCGCAAGGAAGGCCGCAACGAGTTCTGGGGCTATACCTGGCAGGGCCGCGCCTATGAGGGCCTGACCACCAACGCGCTCGAATGGATCGCCTCGAACGGCGGCGGCACCATCGTCGACGAGAAGGGCGACGTCACCATCGAGAACCCCAAAGCCGCCGAGGCCCTGAAGACGGCCGCCGGCTGGGTCGGCACGATCACGCCCGAAGGCGTGCTCAACTACACCGAAGAAGAGGCGCGCGGGATCTTCCAGGCCGGCAATGCCGTGTTCATGCGCAACTGGCCCTATGCCTGGGCGCTGGCGCAGGGTGCCGACAGCAGCATCAAAGACAAGGTCGGCATCGCGCCCTTGCCGAAGGGCGGCGCGGACGGCCGCCACGCGGGAACCCTCGGCGGCCAGTTGCTCGCCGTGTCCAAATATTCGAAGAACGCCGATGCCGCGACCGATCTTGTCCTGTACCTGACGAGCGAGGCCGAGCAGAAGCGCCGCGCCGTGGAAGGCGCCTTCAACCCGACCATCGTGTCGCTCTACAGCGACGCGGACATCGCCAGGGCCAATCCTTTCATCGGCGACCTCGTCGACGTGTTCAGCAACGCGGTCGCGCGCCCGGCCACCGTCACGGGCCAGAACTACAACAAGGTCTCGACGGAGTTCTTCAACGCGGTGCATCAGGTTCTCTCGAAGCGCTCCGAGCCTGCTCAGGCGCTCAACCGCCTCGACCGCGACCTTAAGCGGATCAAGCGCAACGGCTGGCAATGA